A single region of the Mycobacterium avium subsp. avium genome encodes:
- the fadD6 gene encoding long-chain-acyl-CoA synthetase FadD6, producing the protein MSDRDGGARTAVKLTDIAARVPTVLADLPVIARGTLTGLLAQPGSHKSIGTVFQDRAARYGDRVFLRFGDQQLTYRDANAAANRYAAVLAARGVGHGDVVAIMLRNSPNTVLAMLAAVKCGAVAGMLNYHQRGEVLAHSLGLLDAKVLIAETDLVSAVAERGGSGSTETLTVEDLERFAVSAPATNPASASAVQARDTAFYIFTSGTTGFPKASVMTHLRWLKALAAFGGIGLRLKSSDTLYCCLPLYHNNALTVALSSVINSGATLALGKSFSASKFWDEVIANDATAFIYIGEVCRYLLNQPAKPTDRAHRVRLIAGNGLRPEIWDEFTQRFGIARVCEFYASSEGNAAFINVFNVPRSTGIFPLPLAYVEYDPDTGAPLRGDDGRVRRVPPGQPGLLLSPVNRLQPFDGYTDPESSEKKLVRNAFRDGDCWFNTGDVMSPQGLGHAAFVDRLGDTFRWKGENVATTQVEAALASDGSVEDCTVFGVEVPRTGGRAGMAAIKLRDGAEFDGRSLARTVYEQLPVYALPLFVRVVDSIEQTTTFKSRKVELREQGYGPDVKDPLYVLAGRDEGYVPFYDEYPDEVAEGKRP; encoded by the coding sequence GTGTCCGATCGTGACGGGGGAGCGCGCACGGCGGTCAAACTGACCGACATCGCAGCTCGGGTGCCGACCGTGCTGGCCGACCTGCCGGTGATCGCACGCGGCACGCTGACCGGGCTGCTGGCCCAGCCCGGCTCGCACAAGTCGATCGGCACCGTGTTCCAGGATCGGGCCGCCCGCTACGGCGACCGGGTCTTCCTGCGGTTCGGCGACCAGCAGCTGACCTACCGGGACGCCAACGCCGCCGCCAACCGGTACGCCGCGGTGCTGGCCGCCCGCGGCGTCGGCCACGGCGACGTCGTCGCCATCATGCTGCGCAACTCGCCCAACACGGTGCTGGCCATGCTGGCCGCGGTCAAGTGCGGCGCGGTCGCCGGCATGCTCAACTACCACCAGCGCGGCGAGGTGCTCGCGCACAGCCTGGGCCTGCTGGACGCCAAGGTGCTCATCGCCGAGACCGATCTGGTCAGCGCGGTGGCCGAGCGCGGCGGCTCGGGCAGCACCGAGACCCTGACCGTGGAGGACCTGGAGCGCTTCGCGGTCAGCGCGCCGGCCACCAACCCGGCGTCGGCGTCGGCGGTGCAGGCCCGCGACACCGCGTTCTACATCTTCACCTCGGGCACCACGGGATTCCCCAAGGCCAGCGTGATGACGCACCTGCGCTGGCTGAAGGCGCTGGCCGCGTTCGGCGGGATCGGGTTGCGGCTGAAGAGCTCCGACACCCTGTACTGCTGCCTGCCGCTGTACCACAACAATGCGCTGACGGTCGCGCTGTCGTCGGTGATCAACTCGGGGGCGACGCTGGCGCTGGGCAAGTCGTTCTCGGCGTCGAAGTTCTGGGACGAGGTGATCGCCAACGACGCCACGGCGTTCATCTACATCGGCGAGGTGTGCCGATACCTGCTCAACCAGCCGGCCAAGCCCACCGACCGGGCGCACCGGGTGCGGCTGATCGCCGGCAACGGCCTGCGCCCCGAGATCTGGGACGAGTTCACCCAGCGGTTCGGGATCGCCCGCGTCTGCGAGTTCTACGCCTCCAGCGAGGGCAACGCCGCGTTCATCAACGTGTTCAACGTGCCCCGGTCCACCGGGATCTTCCCGCTGCCCCTGGCCTACGTCGAGTACGACCCCGACACCGGCGCCCCGCTGCGCGGCGACGACGGCCGGGTGCGCCGGGTGCCGCCCGGACAGCCCGGGCTGTTGCTCAGCCCCGTCAACCGGCTGCAGCCCTTCGACGGCTACACCGACCCCGAATCGAGCGAAAAGAAGTTGGTGCGCAACGCTTTTCGCGACGGCGACTGCTGGTTCAACACCGGTGACGTGATGAGCCCGCAGGGGCTGGGGCATGCCGCGTTCGTCGACCGGCTCGGCGACACCTTCCGCTGGAAGGGGGAGAACGTGGCCACCACGCAGGTCGAGGCGGCGCTGGCCTCCGACGGGTCCGTGGAGGACTGCACGGTCTTCGGGGTCGAGGTGCCGCGCACCGGCGGCCGCGCCGGCATGGCCGCGATCAAACTGCGCGACGGCGCCGAGTTCGACGGGCGCTCGCTGGCCCGCACCGTCTACGAGCAGCTGCCCGTCTACGCGCTGCCGCTGTTCGTGCGGGTGGTGGACTCCATCGAGCAGACCACCACCTTCAAGAGCCGCAAGGTGGAGCTGCGCGAGCAAGGCTACGGCCCCGACGTCAAGGACCCGCTGTACGTGCTGGCCGGCCGCGACGAGGGCTACGTGCCGTTCTACGACGAATACCCCGACGAGGTCGCCGAGGGCAAGCGGCCCTAA
- a CDS encoding TIGR00730 family Rossman fold protein: MPAERDSSAAWAVCVYCASGPQHPELLGVAAELGEAIAERGWTLVWGGGRVSAMGAVASAARARGGRTVGVIPTVLMRREIADADADELIVSDTLHERKQIMEDRADAFIALPGGIGTLDEVLDAWTTGFLGLHAKPIVLLDPIGHYEGLWLWLSGLLDSGYITQAAMDRVVLVDKVGAALEACAPG, from the coding sequence ATGCCCGCAGAACGCGATTCGTCGGCCGCGTGGGCGGTGTGCGTGTACTGCGCGTCCGGCCCGCAGCATCCCGAATTGCTCGGTGTCGCTGCGGAACTCGGCGAGGCGATCGCCGAGCGGGGCTGGACGCTGGTGTGGGGCGGCGGCCGGGTGTCGGCGATGGGCGCGGTGGCCAGCGCGGCCCGGGCCCGCGGCGGGCGGACCGTCGGTGTGATCCCCACGGTGCTGATGCGCCGCGAGATCGCCGACGCCGACGCCGACGAGCTGATCGTCAGCGACACCCTGCACGAGCGCAAACAGATCATGGAGGACCGCGCCGACGCGTTCATCGCGTTGCCCGGCGGCATCGGCACCCTCGACGAGGTGTTGGACGCGTGGACGACGGGGTTTCTCGGGCTGCACGCCAAACCCATCGTGCTGCTGGACCCGATCGGCCACTACGAGGGGCTGTGGCTGTGGCTGTCCGGATTGCTGGACAGCGGCTACATCACCCAGGCGGCGATGGACCGGGTGGTCCTGGTCGACAAGGTGGGTGCCGCGTTGGAGGCGTGCGCGCCCGGCTGA
- a CDS encoding acyl-CoA synthetase, with product MLLTSLNPSAVTATDIPDAVRIDGTVLSRADLLGAATSVAERVAGAGRVAVLATPTAATVLAVTGCLIAGVPFVPVPADVGAAERRHMLADSGVRAWLGPLPDEPDGLPHVPVRLHARSWHRYPEPSPDATAMIIYTSGTTGLPKGVVLSRRAIAADLDALAQAWQWTADDVLVHGLPLFHVHGLVLGLLGSLRIGNRFVHTGKPTPAGYAQARTDFGGTLFFGVPTVWSRVVADEAAARALRPARLLVSGSAPLPVPVFDRLAGLTGHQPVERYGASESLITISTRADGERRPGWVGLPLTGVQTRVVDDDGNPVPHDGETVGKLLVRGPMMFDGYLNRPDATAEAFDADGWYRTGDVAVVDDAGMHRIVGRESVDLIKSGGYRIGAGEIETALLGHPGVAEAAVVGMPDEDLGQRIVAFVVPAGRVNPDDLIDHVAQQLSIHKRPREVRVVDALPRNAMGKVLKKQLLSDG from the coding sequence GTGCTGCTGACGTCGCTGAATCCCTCGGCCGTTACCGCCACCGACATCCCCGACGCGGTACGCATCGACGGCACCGTGCTCAGCCGCGCCGACCTGCTCGGCGCCGCGACCTCGGTGGCCGAGCGGGTCGCCGGTGCAGGCCGGGTCGCCGTCCTCGCCACACCGACCGCCGCCACGGTGCTCGCGGTGACCGGGTGCCTGATCGCCGGGGTGCCGTTCGTCCCGGTGCCCGCCGACGTCGGGGCCGCCGAACGCCGGCACATGCTGGCCGACTCCGGGGTGCGGGCCTGGCTCGGCCCCCTGCCTGACGAGCCCGACGGCCTGCCGCACGTCCCGGTGCGGCTGCACGCCCGCTCCTGGCACCGCTACCCCGAGCCGTCACCGGACGCCACCGCGATGATCATCTACACCTCGGGCACCACCGGGCTGCCCAAGGGCGTGGTGCTGAGCCGGCGCGCGATCGCCGCCGACCTGGACGCCCTCGCGCAGGCCTGGCAGTGGACGGCCGACGACGTGCTGGTGCACGGGCTGCCGCTGTTTCACGTGCACGGTCTGGTGCTGGGCCTGCTGGGCTCGCTGCGGATCGGGAATCGGTTCGTCCACACCGGAAAACCGACCCCGGCCGGCTACGCGCAGGCCCGCACCGACTTCGGCGGCACCCTGTTCTTCGGGGTGCCGACGGTGTGGTCGCGGGTTGTGGCCGACGAGGCGGCCGCCCGCGCGCTGCGCCCGGCGCGGCTGCTGGTCTCCGGCAGCGCGCCGCTGCCGGTCCCGGTGTTCGACCGGTTGGCCGGGCTCACCGGGCACCAGCCCGTCGAACGCTACGGCGCCTCGGAATCGCTGATCACCATCTCCACCCGGGCCGACGGCGAGCGGCGCCCCGGCTGGGTGGGCCTGCCGCTGACCGGCGTGCAGACCCGGGTGGTCGACGACGACGGCAACCCGGTGCCGCACGACGGGGAGACCGTCGGCAAGCTGCTGGTGCGCGGCCCGATGATGTTCGACGGCTACCTCAACCGGCCCGACGCCACCGCCGAGGCCTTCGACGCCGACGGCTGGTACCGCACCGGCGACGTCGCCGTCGTCGACGACGCCGGCATGCACCGCATCGTCGGGCGGGAGTCCGTCGATCTGATCAAGTCCGGCGGCTACCGCATCGGTGCCGGCGAAATCGAAACCGCGCTGCTCGGCCACCCCGGCGTCGCCGAGGCCGCCGTCGTCGGGATGCCCGACGAGGACCTGGGGCAGCGCATCGTCGCGTTCGTCGTTCCCGCCGGCCGGGTCAACCCCGACGACCTGATCGACCATGTCGCCCAACAACTTTCGATACACAAGCGGCCCCGCGAGGTGCGCGTGGTGGACGCGCTGCCGCGCAACGCCATGGGCAAGGTGCTCAAGAAGCAGCTGCTGTCCGACGGCTGA
- a CDS encoding PPE family protein, SVP subgroup, which produces MSFVTTRPEALLAVASMLEGLGSSMDAQNAAAAAPTTSIAPAAADEVSALQAAQFSAYGTWYQQVSAQAKAIHQTLVQNLDTNADSYGATEAANRVNTSAAALQGLAPNVIPNAAPAADPPPAGTTSLGTSIGWAQNVGAAASDFITLGEGQFAPVPGAAGIPNFNPGLTAATTAGPPAPAAPAAAAGAPVLASMGRGPSIGGLSVPPSWAPGGVAPAANATPAQLVGAGFTSAAPDTAPVTAVPGGVPSMATAGRGGYGLGAPRYGVKPTVMPKPAI; this is translated from the coding sequence ATGTCCTTTGTCACCACCCGGCCCGAGGCGCTGCTGGCCGTGGCCAGCATGCTCGAAGGCCTCGGCTCGTCGATGGATGCTCAGAACGCGGCGGCCGCCGCGCCCACCACCAGCATCGCGCCGGCAGCCGCCGACGAGGTGTCCGCACTGCAGGCCGCCCAGTTCTCCGCCTACGGCACCTGGTACCAGCAGGTCAGCGCCCAGGCCAAGGCGATTCACCAGACGCTGGTGCAAAACCTGGACACCAACGCCGATTCGTACGGCGCGACCGAGGCCGCCAACCGGGTGAACACCAGCGCCGCGGCGTTGCAGGGGTTGGCGCCCAACGTGATCCCCAACGCCGCACCGGCGGCCGACCCGCCGCCCGCGGGGACCACCAGCCTGGGCACCTCCATCGGCTGGGCGCAGAACGTCGGCGCGGCCGCGTCGGACTTCATCACCCTGGGCGAGGGGCAATTCGCCCCGGTGCCCGGTGCCGCGGGGATCCCGAATTTCAACCCCGGACTCACCGCGGCGACGACGGCCGGCCCGCCCGCGCCGGCGGCGCCCGCCGCCGCGGCCGGCGCCCCGGTGCTGGCCAGCATGGGCCGCGGGCCCTCGATCGGCGGCCTGTCGGTGCCGCCGAGCTGGGCGCCGGGCGGCGTCGCCCCGGCGGCCAACGCCACCCCGGCGCAGCTGGTCGGCGCCGGCTTCACCAGCGCCGCGCCCGACACCGCCCCGGTGACCGCGGTGCCGGGCGGGGTGCCCTCGATGGCCACCGCCGGCCGCGGCGGTTACGGCCTGGGCGCCCCGCGCTACGGCGTCAAGCCCACCGTCATGCCCAAGCCCGCCATCTAG
- a CDS encoding alpha/beta fold hydrolase, which yields MAIEIARPKLEGNVAVGEDRQIGFAEFGDPQGRAMFWLHGTPGARRQIPVEARLYAENHKIRLIGLDRPGIGSSTPHRYQNIRAFGEDLRTIADTLGIDKMAVIGLSGGGPYALASAAVLPDRVVAAGILGGVAPFLGDEGITSGLMNLGKRVAPLLKLGGDPLRIGASLVVRAIRPVANPALYLYAAISPEGDRRLLTRPEFGAMFLDDLLNGSRKQLAAPFNDIILFTQDWGFRLDQVKVPVRWWHGDSDHIVPFAHGQHVVSLLPDAELFVLPGESHLGGLGRGEEILSTLTKIWDEQN from the coding sequence ATGGCCATCGAGATCGCCCGCCCCAAACTCGAGGGAAACGTCGCCGTCGGTGAGGACCGCCAGATCGGGTTCGCCGAATTCGGCGACCCGCAGGGGCGCGCGATGTTCTGGTTGCACGGCACCCCCGGCGCCCGCCGGCAGATCCCGGTCGAGGCCCGCCTGTACGCCGAGAACCACAAGATCCGGCTGATCGGGCTGGACCGCCCGGGCATCGGGTCGTCGACGCCGCATCGCTACCAGAACATCCGGGCGTTCGGCGAGGACCTGCGGACCATCGCGGACACGCTGGGCATCGACAAGATGGCCGTCATCGGGCTGTCCGGCGGCGGCCCCTACGCGCTCGCGTCCGCCGCGGTGCTGCCCGACCGGGTCGTGGCGGCCGGCATCCTCGGCGGCGTCGCGCCCTTCCTCGGCGACGAGGGCATCACCAGCGGCCTGATGAACCTGGGCAAGCGGGTGGCTCCACTGCTGAAGCTGGGCGGCGACCCGCTGCGGATCGGCGCCAGCCTGGTCGTGCGGGCCATCCGCCCGGTCGCCAACCCCGCCCTGTACCTGTACGCGGCGATCTCGCCCGAGGGCGACCGGCGGCTGCTCACCCGGCCCGAGTTCGGGGCCATGTTCCTCGACGACCTGCTCAACGGCAGCCGCAAGCAACTGGCCGCCCCGTTCAACGACATCATCCTGTTCACCCAGGACTGGGGATTCCGGCTCGACCAGGTCAAGGTCCCGGTCCGGTGGTGGCACGGCGACAGCGACCACATCGTGCCGTTCGCGCACGGACAACACGTCGTGTCCTTGCTGCCCGACGCAGAGCTGTTCGTGCTGCCCGGCGAGAGCCACCTCGGCGGGCTGGGCCGCGGCGAGGAGATCCTGTCCACCCTGACCAAGATCTGGGACGAGCAGAACTGA
- the dapD gene encoding 2,3,4,5-tetrahydropyridine-2,6-dicarboxylate N-succinyltransferase — translation MTTAAGAAGVGLATLAADGSILDTWFPAPELTGPGTSGTSRLALSDVPPELTALIGRDDDRGTETVAVRTVIGSLDDVAADAYDAYLRLHLLSHRLVAPHGLNAGGLFGVLTNVVWTNRGPCAIEGFEAVRARLRRHGPVTVYGVDKFPRMVDYVLPTGVRIADADRVRLGAHLAPGTTVMHEGFVNYNAGTLGASMVEGRISAGVVVGDGSDIGGGASIMGTLSGGGTEVISIGKRCLLGANAGLGISLGDDCVVEAGLYVTAGTKVITPEGKQLKARELSGGNNLLFRRNSLTGAVEVVARGGTGITLNEDLHAN, via the coding sequence GTGACAACAGCAGCAGGTGCCGCAGGAGTAGGCCTGGCAACGCTGGCCGCCGACGGATCGATCCTCGACACATGGTTTCCCGCACCGGAACTGACCGGGCCGGGCACCAGCGGCACGTCGCGGCTCGCGCTGTCCGACGTCCCGCCCGAGCTGACCGCGCTGATCGGCCGCGACGACGACCGCGGCACCGAGACCGTCGCGGTGCGCACGGTGATCGGCTCGCTGGACGACGTGGCCGCCGACGCCTACGACGCCTACCTGCGGTTGCATCTACTGTCGCACCGGCTGGTGGCGCCGCACGGGCTGAACGCCGGCGGCTTGTTCGGGGTATTGACCAATGTGGTGTGGACCAATCGCGGACCGTGCGCCATCGAGGGATTCGAGGCGGTCCGGGCCCGGCTGCGCCGGCACGGGCCGGTGACCGTCTACGGCGTCGACAAGTTCCCGCGGATGGTCGACTACGTGCTGCCGACCGGGGTGCGCATCGCCGACGCCGACCGGGTGCGGCTCGGCGCACACCTGGCGCCGGGGACGACGGTGATGCACGAGGGCTTCGTCAACTACAACGCCGGCACGCTGGGCGCCTCCATGGTGGAGGGCCGCATCTCGGCGGGCGTGGTGGTGGGCGACGGCTCCGACATCGGCGGCGGGGCCTCGATCATGGGCACGCTGTCCGGCGGCGGCACCGAGGTCATCTCGATCGGCAAGCGGTGCCTGCTGGGCGCCAATGCGGGCCTGGGCATTTCACTGGGTGACGACTGCGTCGTGGAAGCGGGCCTGTACGTCACCGCGGGCACCAAGGTCATCACGCCCGAGGGCAAGCAGCTGAAGGCCCGCGAGCTGTCCGGCGGCAACAACCTGTTGTTCCGGCGCAATTCGCTGACCGGGGCGGTGGAGGTGGTGGCCCGCGGCGGCACCGGCATCACCCTCAACGAGGACCTGCACGCCAACTGA
- a CDS encoding MFS transporter has translation MGEPSARATTPGTPMRRIAAACLVGSAIEFYDFLIYGTAAALVFPAVFFPRLGPTVATIASMATFATAFLSRPLGAAVFGYFGDRLGRKKTLVATLLIMGASTVSVGLVPSTASIGIAAPLLLTVLRLLQGFAVGAEWAGSVLLSAEYAPTDRRGWYGMFTLLGGGTAGILASLTFLAVNLTMGEHSPAFMHWGWRVPFLISSGLIGIALYVRLNIDETPIFVEEKARHLVPKAPLTELLRLQRREIILVAGSFVGGMGFIYLGNTFLVMYAHNHLGYSRSFIWGIGALGGLTSMACVACSAWISDRVGRRRVMLWGLVACLPWAFVVIPLIDTGRPVCYVVAVLGMFGTAAVANGPTAAFVPELFATRYRYSGAAVAMNLAGIVGAAVPPLLAGTLLATYGSWAIGLMMASLVLASFVSVYLLPETRGAALDAAAAAEKVAAR, from the coding sequence ATGGGTGAGCCGTCCGCGCGCGCCACCACGCCCGGCACGCCCATGCGGCGGATAGCGGCCGCCTGCCTGGTGGGTTCGGCCATCGAGTTCTACGACTTCCTGATCTACGGGACCGCGGCGGCGCTGGTGTTTCCCGCGGTGTTCTTCCCGCGGCTCGGCCCGACGGTCGCCACCATCGCCTCGATGGCGACCTTCGCGACGGCCTTTTTGTCCCGTCCGCTGGGCGCCGCCGTCTTCGGCTACTTCGGGGACCGGCTGGGCCGCAAGAAGACCCTGGTCGCCACCCTGCTCATCATGGGCGCCTCGACCGTGAGCGTCGGCCTGGTGCCCAGCACCGCGTCGATCGGCATCGCCGCGCCCCTGCTCCTCACCGTGCTGCGGTTGCTGCAGGGGTTCGCGGTCGGCGCCGAATGGGCCGGCTCGGTGCTGCTGAGCGCCGAGTACGCCCCGACCGACCGGCGCGGCTGGTACGGGATGTTCACCCTGCTCGGCGGGGGCACCGCCGGGATCCTGGCCAGCCTGACCTTCCTCGCCGTCAACCTCACCATGGGCGAGCACAGCCCGGCGTTCATGCACTGGGGCTGGCGGGTGCCCTTCCTGATCAGCAGCGGGTTGATCGGCATCGCCCTGTACGTGCGGCTCAACATCGACGAGACGCCGATCTTCGTCGAGGAGAAGGCCCGCCACCTGGTGCCCAAGGCGCCGCTGACCGAACTGCTGCGGTTGCAGCGACGCGAGATCATCCTGGTTGCGGGCAGCTTCGTGGGCGGCATGGGCTTCATCTACCTGGGCAACACGTTCCTGGTGATGTACGCCCACAACCATCTCGGGTACTCGCGCAGCTTCATCTGGGGCATCGGCGCGCTGGGCGGGCTCACCAGCATGGCGTGCGTGGCCTGCTCGGCGTGGATCTCCGACCGGGTCGGGCGCCGCCGGGTGATGCTGTGGGGCCTGGTCGCGTGCCTGCCGTGGGCGTTCGTGGTCATCCCGCTGATCGACACCGGCCGACCCGTCTGCTACGTCGTCGCCGTGCTGGGCATGTTCGGCACCGCGGCGGTGGCCAACGGCCCCACCGCCGCCTTCGTTCCCGAGCTGTTCGCCACCCGCTACCGCTACAGCGGCGCGGCGGTGGCGATGAACCTGGCCGGCATCGTCGGCGCCGCCGTGCCGCCGCTGCTGGCCGGCACGCTGCTGGCGACCTACGGCAGCTGGGCGATCGGGCTCATGATGGCCTCCCTGGTGCTGGCCAGTTTCGTGTCCGTGTATCTGCTGCCCGAAACCCGCGGGGCCGCGCTGGACGCCGCCGCGGCCGCCGAGAAGGTCGCCGCCCGCTAG
- a CDS encoding PPE family protein, producing the protein MTFDFGALPPEVNSTRMYTGAGAAPMMAAAAAFSNLADELSTTAAATQSAIANLTGEEWMGPSAAAMVTAVQPYVQWMHTTAGQLQQAAAQAMASAAAYETAFAMTVPPALVAANRAQLAALIASNVLGQNAAAIAATEAQYGEMWAQDAAAMYGYAASSATAGKLSPLTSPAPTNQPGGLGAQAAAVSGATATSAQTSGLQGTVANVPNVVRTLAAPADPPGLSALDNLLGNPVVNNVGNAGFDVVSWNVFNTIVSNILYNHTLDTAAAAGVAGEVGGAVGGGALVGAAAPATAGVGAAPVLASMGSAATVGELSTPATWSAPTPEPAATTVGATEWASPAEEPHTAWATGMPAVASAGRGGYGMGPRYGVKPKVMPTRLPV; encoded by the coding sequence ATGACTTTCGACTTCGGAGCACTCCCCCCGGAGGTCAACTCCACCCGCATGTACACCGGGGCGGGCGCCGCGCCGATGATGGCCGCCGCGGCGGCGTTCAGCAACCTGGCCGACGAGTTGAGCACCACCGCCGCGGCCACCCAGTCGGCGATCGCGAACCTGACCGGCGAGGAGTGGATGGGCCCCTCGGCGGCCGCGATGGTCACCGCCGTCCAGCCGTATGTGCAGTGGATGCACACCACCGCCGGGCAGCTGCAGCAGGCGGCCGCCCAGGCCATGGCCTCGGCGGCCGCCTACGAGACCGCCTTCGCCATGACGGTGCCGCCGGCGCTGGTCGCGGCCAACCGCGCCCAGCTGGCGGCGTTGATCGCGAGCAACGTGCTGGGGCAGAACGCCGCGGCGATCGCGGCCACCGAGGCGCAATACGGGGAGATGTGGGCCCAGGACGCGGCCGCCATGTACGGCTACGCTGCCTCGTCGGCGACCGCGGGCAAGCTCAGCCCGCTGACCTCGCCGGCGCCCACCAACCAACCCGGCGGGCTGGGCGCCCAGGCCGCCGCCGTCTCCGGGGCGACCGCCACCAGCGCGCAGACCAGCGGGCTGCAGGGGACCGTCGCCAACGTGCCCAACGTGGTGCGCACGCTGGCGGCGCCGGCGGACCCGCCGGGGCTGAGCGCGCTGGACAACCTGCTGGGCAACCCGGTGGTGAACAACGTCGGCAACGCCGGCTTCGACGTGGTGTCCTGGAACGTGTTCAACACCATCGTGTCCAACATCCTCTACAACCACACCCTCGACACCGCCGCGGCGGCCGGGGTGGCCGGTGAGGTGGGCGGAGCGGTCGGCGGCGGCGCGCTGGTCGGTGCCGCGGCCCCCGCCACCGCGGGTGTGGGCGCCGCGCCGGTGCTGGCCAGCATGGGCTCGGCCGCCACGGTCGGCGAATTGTCAACGCCGGCAACGTGGTCCGCGCCCACACCGGAGCCCGCCGCGACGACCGTCGGCGCCACCGAGTGGGCCAGCCCCGCCGAGGAGCCGCACACCGCTTGGGCCACCGGCATGCCGGCGGTGGCCTCGGCCGGGCGCGGCGGCTACGGCATGGGGCCGCGGTACGGCGTCAAACCCAAGGTGATGCCCACCCGGTTGCCGGTCTGA
- the dapE gene encoding succinyl-diaminopimelate desuccinylase, giving the protein MLDLTGDPVALTAALVDIPSESRDEARLADEVEAALRSQTSGFEIVRNGNAVLARTDRGRPSRVLLAGHLDTVPVAGNLPSRREDGDLYGCGTADMKSGDAVFLHLAATVADPAHDLTLVMYDCEEIDAAANGLGRIQRELPDWLSADVAILGEPTGGYIEAGCQGTLRVVVSATGTRAHSARSWLGDNAIHKLGAVLQRLAGYQARSVEIDGCTYREGLSAVRIDGGVAGNVIPDAAAVTVNFRFAPDRSPAEALQHVRDVLDGLDVRIEQTDAAAGALPGLSQPAAKALVEAAGGRVRAKYGWTDVARFAALGIPALNFGPGDPNLAHRRDERVAVAAITAAADLLRGYLSG; this is encoded by the coding sequence GTGCTGGACTTGACCGGGGACCCGGTTGCGCTGACCGCGGCGCTGGTGGACATCCCCAGCGAATCGCGCGACGAGGCGCGGCTGGCCGACGAGGTCGAGGCCGCGCTGCGGTCCCAGACGTCCGGTTTCGAGATCGTGCGCAACGGCAACGCCGTGCTGGCCCGCACCGACCGCGGGCGGCCGTCGCGGGTGCTGCTGGCCGGGCACCTGGACACCGTGCCGGTCGCCGGGAACCTGCCCAGTCGCCGCGAGGACGGCGACCTGTACGGCTGCGGCACGGCGGACATGAAATCCGGGGATGCCGTCTTCCTGCATCTGGCCGCCACCGTCGCCGACCCGGCGCACGATCTGACGCTGGTCATGTACGACTGCGAGGAAATCGACGCCGCCGCAAACGGATTGGGTCGCATCCAGCGCGAGCTGCCGGACTGGCTGTCCGCCGACGTCGCGATCCTGGGCGAGCCCACCGGCGGCTACATCGAGGCCGGCTGCCAGGGCACGCTGCGGGTGGTGGTCAGCGCCACCGGAACCCGCGCCCATTCGGCACGATCCTGGTTGGGCGACAACGCCATTCACAAACTGGGCGCCGTGCTGCAGCGGCTGGCCGGCTATCAGGCCCGCAGCGTCGAGATCGACGGCTGCACCTACCGTGAGGGCCTGTCGGCGGTGCGGATCGACGGCGGGGTGGCGGGCAACGTCATTCCGGACGCGGCGGCGGTGACGGTCAACTTCCGCTTCGCCCCCGACCGGTCGCCGGCCGAGGCGCTGCAGCATGTGCGCGACGTGCTCGACGGCCTCGACGTGCGCATCGAACAGACCGACGCCGCCGCGGGCGCGCTGCCCGGGCTGTCCCAGCCCGCCGCCAAGGCACTGGTCGAGGCGGCCGGCGGCCGGGTTAGGGCCAAATACGGCTGGACCGACGTGGCGCGCTTCGCCGCGCTGGGCATACCGGCGCTCAACTTCGGCCCCGGGGATCCCAACCTCGCGCACCGGCGCGACGAACGGGTGGCGGTCGCCGCCATCACCGCCGCGGCGGACCTGCTGCGCGGTTACCTGAGCGGCTGA